Genomic window (Verrucomicrobiia bacterium):
GGTTTGAGACCAACCGCTCGAAGAACTTGCCGACAACCATTCACCACTTTTCCGGAACCTAAATCCGGTCTCGCAAACGAAATTTCAATTGCCAATCAAAGGTGATGGGAGGCTCGTTTGCGTCAGCCTCACCAATCCGGGGCTTGAGGAGCACCGCGATTGGTCCAACCGCTACAGTTCGGAAAGTATTTCAACACTTGAATGGTTGGCTCGACTTCCCCAACAGGCTTTCCCACAATTCGCCTATGGCGAGAACTCCTTCCACCATGTTGCCACTGGGCACATTAGCGCCGGACTTTGAACTTCCGGATTCCACGCATAAAACTGTTTCCTTGCGGGATTTCAGCGGCGCCTCCGCGCTGCTGGTGATGTTTATCTGCAACCATTGCCCCTTCGTGCGCCATGTGCGCTCGGAATTGGCGCAACTCGGTCGTGATTACGCCGCCAAAAATGTCGCGATCGTAGCCATCAACGCCAACGACGCGGAGGCTTATCCCGAAGACAGTCCCGCAGCCATGGCCGAGGAAGTGCGCGCGGCGGGTTACTCTTTCCCCTATCTCTTCGATGCGACCCAAAACGTGGCGCACAGGTACCGGGCCGCCTGCACGCCGGATTTCTTTCTGTTCGACGGCCAATGCCGACTGGTCTATCGCGGTCAGTTGGACGACAGCCGGCCCGGCAACGGAATTCCCGTGACGGGTCGTGATTTGCGCGCGGCGCTCGATGCGGTCCTGGCTGGAGAATCCGTTCCGGCCACCCAAAAGCCGAGCCTCGGCTGCAATATCAAATGGAAGGCCGGCAACGAACCGGATTATTTCCGACATTGAACGTGTGACGGTCCTCGAAGTCATCACGAGAAGCACCGATTTTCTCACCAAAAAGGGGGTGGATTCCCCGCGCCTCCAAACCGAGCTGCTCCTGGCTCACGTCCTGCAATTACCGCGCATGCAGCTCTATTTGCAGTTCGAACGGCAATTGACCGAGACCGAACTGAATTTGCTGCGCGCGCTCGTTCAACGCCGTGGTCAACGTGAACCGCTGCAACATCTGACTGGTTCAACCTCGTTTTGCGGCTTCGAAATCGTCGTGAACCGAAATGTACTGGTGCCCCGCCCGGAAACCGAACTGCTGGCCGAGTCGGGATGGCTGTTTCTCCGCAACTTGAATTCCACGCCCGCCTGCGCCCTGGACCTCGGCACGGGGAGCGGTTGCCTGGCCATCGCGCTTGCCGCGAAATGTCCAACCGCCAAAATCGTCGCCACCGATGTTTCCGACGACGCCTTGAAAACCGCCCGACAAAATGCGGCGACCAATCAAGCCGGCAAGTCCATTGAATTTCGCCAAGGCGACAAATTCAACGCGTTGAGAACCGACGAATCGTTCGACCTCATCATCAGCAACCCGCCCTACATTCCCACTGCGGAAATTGAAACGCTGCAAGTGGAAGTGCGCGAATATGATCCCCATCGGGCTTTGGATGGGGGT
Coding sequences:
- a CDS encoding thioredoxin family protein, with translation MARTPSTMLPLGTLAPDFELPDSTHKTVSLRDFSGASALLVMFICNHCPFVRHVRSELAQLGRDYAAKNVAIVAINANDAEAYPEDSPAAMAEEVRAAGYSFPYLFDATQNVAHRYRAACTPDFFLFDGQCRLVYRGQLDDSRPGNGIPVTGRDLRAALDAVLAGESVPATQKPSLGCNIKWKAGNEPDYFRH
- the prmC gene encoding peptide chain release factor N(5)-glutamine methyltransferase, translating into MTVLEVITRSTDFLTKKGVDSPRLQTELLLAHVLQLPRMQLYLQFERQLTETELNLLRALVQRRGQREPLQHLTGSTSFCGFEIVVNRNVLVPRPETELLAESGWLFLRNLNSTPACALDLGTGSGCLAIALAAKCPTAKIVATDVSDDALKTARQNAATNQAGKSIEFRQGDKFNALRTDESFDLIISNPPYIPTAEIETLQVEVREYDPHRALDGGADGLDFYRYLAANAAPHLNPGGKIMLEFGAGQAAALREIFSSQNWTNLTIHKDYSGLERILIADRG